DNA from Amycolatopsis sp. DSM 110486:
CCACCTCGGCGGCCGCGCCGGCCAGCGCCTGGGCCGCGGACTGGTTCGAGTTGGCGCCCCACACCGTCAGCGTCGCGTCGACATCGGAGTTGGTGAACGTCATCCCGTCCCCGTTCGCCGGGGCGTACGGGGTCGCGAGGTAGCTCTCGGAGATCAGCGCGGTGAAACCGAACCGGGGGTTCGTGTACGTGGGCCCCTCCGCAGACTGTCCCGTAGAGGGCACAGAGGACGTCGACGGCGTCGGGGAGAGCGAGGGCGAAGCCGGTGGCGGCGAGGCGGGCGCCGGCTTGCCGAGCATCGTCAGGAACTTCGGCTGCATCAGGTCGCCGACCTCGGCGTACGGCAAGGTCACGGTCTCCTGCCCGTCCGCCGTGCTGGCGCCGAGTTCATACCACAGGATCTCGAACTGGACCCCGGTCTCGGTGAACCCGAAGTCGGCGCCCGGCACGTGGTCGCCGCCTGCGGTGCTGTTCGCGGCGTCGATGTCCACCTTCCGGCCCTCCTCGCCGACCCCCGGCTCGCGGCGGAACCCGTACTGGGTGTGCGGTTCGAGCCGTTGGGTGAGCGTCTTCATCCCGGCCGCGGTCAGCACTTCGGGCCGGAACACCTCCCGGGGGCCGAGGATCTGCCCCGTACCGAGGTCGACAGTCGTCGTTTCGGGGAACCGCCAGGTCGGGTGCGACAGCACGGCCGAGTCGAGATCATGCTGGTACCGCACGGAAAGCAGTCTCGGCGTCTGCAGCAGGATCCGCGCCGTCGTGTGCGCCGCGGCCGTGTCGCCGGCCTCCTGGAACCGGTCGCGATTGCCGGCCACCCCGTCACGAATCGCCTTCAGCCGCTTGTCGACCGGGGCGCGCAACGCCTCGTTGATCCGTTGCCGGACCGCGGGATCGGGGCCGCCGGACACCTGCGGGAACTGGAGGTCGTAGGTGACCGGCATGGCCTGGTCCCGCCCCGACGTGGTCTGCAGGCTGACGGTGAGCGCCGCCGCTTGCGCGGGCGGATCGTCGTGGTTGCCGAAAATCGCCACTCCCCCGGCGACCAGCGCGCCGACGATCAGCACCGCGGCGGCGATCTTGCCGGCGATCACCGCGGTCGCGCCCACCCCGGTCCCCGTGGCCGGCACCCCGCCCCCGACCCCACCCCCGACCCCGGCCGCCACGGCGCCGGCGCCGACCGGTGCGGCGGCCGTGCCGGCGGTGGCCAGCAACGCCAAGGGCGTCAACGCCGTCAACGCGGCGGCCGACGCGGCCAGACGCTTCCAGCCGCGTTTCTCCCAGTTCTTCCCGTAGGCCTTGCGGGCGACGATCTCCAGCTCCGCCACGAAAGCATCAGCCCGGGCCGGCCGCCACGCCGGATCCTTCGCCATCCCTCGCGCGATCAAGGGGCGCAACGCCTCGGGCACCGCCTCCACGGGCACCGGTGCTGCTTGGTGCAGCGAGCGCAGCCCTTCGGTCGTGTCCGCCCGGAACGGCACCTGTCCGGTGACGCACTGGTAGAACACGCAGGTCGCCGCGTACACGTCGGTGGCGGGCACCCCGGGCTGCCCGGACCACTGCTCCGGCGCCATGTACGACGGTGAACCGGCCGTCAGCCCGTTGTGGCCGTCCAAAGTGGCGAGTCCGAAGTCGACCAGCTTCGACTCGCCTTCGCGGGACACCAGCACGTTTCCCGGTTTGTAGTCCCGGTGGACCACCCCGGCCGCGTGGGCGTCGGCGAGGCCGAGCAGCGAGCCCTTCAGAATGGCCAGCGCGGACTCGGGGGCCAGCACGTTCTCCGTCGCCAGCAGCGCGCGCAGCGACACACCGGGCACGGCCTCCATGACCAGGGCGGCGCCGTCCGGCGTCTCCACGAAGTCGAAGAGCCGGACCACGTGCGGGCTCCGCACGCCCGACAACAGCCATGCCTCGCGCCGGAACCCGTCCGCGATCCCCGCGTCGGCGAGGTACTCCGCGCGCAGATACTTGATCGCCGCCATCCGCCCCGAGGCCTCGTGCTTGGCCAGCACGACCCGCCCGAAGCCGCCGATGCCGAGCACGTCCACCTCGGTGAACCCGGGCACGCGCCAGGTGTCGCTCATCCCCGCCGATTTCCCCTCACGGTCACGACCTTCCCTCGCGAATCGCGGAGGTCATCAGACCACGGCCAGGGGATCCGCACTACCGGAATGTGGCATTTTGTGCGAAGTCGTCACACTCGCGTGGCCGCGGGCCCCGCGCTCCACGTCGGCCGCAGATCAGGCCTGCGTCGGCTCCTCGGCCCGTGCCGCGGCGTAGGTGCGCACCGGGTTGGCCCGGCCGAAGTGAGCGATGGCGAAGGCCGCGGTCGCGAGCCCTCCGATCATCAGCGCGAGCACGGGACCGGCCGCCGCCGCGACGCCACCGATCACGGTGTCGCCCAGAGCAGGGCCGCCGCGTGAGGCCATCTGGTAGATCGCGGAAACCCGCCCGCGCAACGAATCCGGCGTCTCGAGCTGCACCGCCGCCTGCCGGATCGTCGTGGCCATCGCGTCGAACGCGCCGAGCAGCAGGCAGGCGACCAGCGCGACGACGAGCCCGGCGGACCAGGCGAGCAGGACGGCACTAAGGCCGTACGCGATCGTCGAAGCGAGGAGGACCTTGCCGAGCCGCTTGCTGCGGGCGACCACCCGGAAGACCGTGTACGTCGCGATGAGAGCTCCCGCCGACGGTGCTGCCGAGAGCAGCCCGTACGCCGTGGCGCCCAGGTGGAATCGGTCGATCGCCAGCGTGGGCAGGAGGACCCGGTAGGCCGCGAAGACCGTCGCCACCAGGTCGAGCAGCACCATTTGCCACACGATCCGTCTCCCCAGGACGAACCGGACGCCCTCCACGAACTGCTCGCGCAGCGTGATGTGCTCGCCCGACCCCGGCAGGTGCGGGATCCGGAGCAGCGCCAGGGTGACCATCAGCAGGAGGTAGGTCACCGCGTCGACGGCGTACATCAGGCCTGGCCCGCTGACGGCGATGAGCACACCGGAGAGCGCGGGGCCGAGGAGCACGGCGAGCTCTCGGGAAGGGTTGAGCAACGCGAAGGCCTGCGGCAGCTGCGCCCGTGGGACCAGGGCCGGGATCAGGGCTTGGCGGGCGGGCTGGTCGAAACTGGCCGCCGCGGTGGTGAGCACGACCGAGCCGACCACCTGCACGACGTCGACGTGGCCGGCGAAGCTCGTCGCCGCGAGCGCGAGCGCCACGACCATGGCCACGGCCTGCGACCACTGGAGGAGCTTGCGCCGGTCCACCCGGTCCGCGTAGACGCCGGCCAGGGGACTGAGCACCACCAGCGCCACGACCTGCGCGGCTCCCACCAGCCCGGTTTGCGCCACCGAACCGGAGAGCTCGTAGACCTGGTAAAGGTTGGCCGCGATCGTTCCCCGGCTGCCGATCTGCGAGAGGACGACGCCGCCCCAGTAGAAATCGAAGTCGCGGTTGCGCAGGACCTCGGCGACCTTCATGCCCGCCATAATGCCTGATGGTATGACCAAAAGTCCACGCTTGCCGCAGGGCCCCCGGCGGACCACAATGCGAAAGGTAAAATGGTCCGGCCAATCTGGAGGCTCGGTGTCGACGAAGACCACGACGAAGACCACCCACTATCACCAGCAGAAAGCCCGGCGGGCGAAGTTCCTCGAAGACTGGCGCGACAACCACCGCACGGTCATCCGCGGTGAGGACGTCAAACTCGAGCAGACCGCGCGAGGCATGCGCACCGGCGTCTACATGGGTGAGGACGGCGACAATCCGACCCGCTCCATCGACGCCCTCGTGCACGAGGTCGACCACGGCGTCGTCACCACGATCCACCGGCACTCCTGGGACGCCATGGTGCTCGGCGTCGGCGGCCGGGGCTGGCTCGAGGTCGACGGCGAGCGGGTGACCGTCGCCCCCGGCGACTCGGCCCACATCCCGGCGTGGGCGTGGCACCGCTCGGGCAACGACGGCGACGAGACGTTCCGCTACCTCACGTTCTCCAGCGAGCCGCTGCTCGCCACGATGGGCATGTCGGTCCTCGACGACCGCGGTCACGAGCCGTTCGAGAACCTCCCGGGCCGGCCCGAGTTCAGCGCTCCCGACGTGCAGGGAGACGACGCGTACGCCCGTCGTCTGCGCCGTCTCGGCAAGGAGCAGCAGAAGCGCCGCAGCGGTCGGCTCCACACCGACTGGGACGAGCTCGAGATGCTCAACACCCCGCGCGGCACCCGCACGACCTTCCTCCTCGACCGCGCCATCGGGTACCAGGCTTCCGGTATCACGATGGCGATGTTCGAGATCGGCCAGGGCCGCCGGCAGTCGATGCACCGGCACGCCGGCGAGGCC
Protein-coding regions in this window:
- a CDS encoding protein kinase, encoding MSDTWRVPGFTEVDVLGIGGFGRVVLAKHEASGRMAAIKYLRAEYLADAGIADGFRREAWLLSGVRSPHVVRLFDFVETPDGAALVMEAVPGVSLRALLATENVLAPESALAILKGSLLGLADAHAAGVVHRDYKPGNVLVSREGESKLVDFGLATLDGHNGLTAGSPSYMAPEQWSGQPGVPATDVYAATCVFYQCVTGQVPFRADTTEGLRSLHQAAPVPVEAVPEALRPLIARGMAKDPAWRPARADAFVAELEIVARKAYGKNWEKRGWKRLAASAAALTALTPLALLATAGTAAAPVGAGAVAAGVGGGVGGGVPATGTGVGATAVIAGKIAAAVLIVGALVAGGVAIFGNHDDPPAQAAALTVSLQTTSGRDQAMPVTYDLQFPQVSGGPDPAVRQRINEALRAPVDKRLKAIRDGVAGNRDRFQEAGDTAAAHTTARILLQTPRLLSVRYQHDLDSAVLSHPTWRFPETTTVDLGTGQILGPREVFRPEVLTAAGMKTLTQRLEPHTQYGFRREPGVGEEGRKVDIDAANSTAGGDHVPGADFGFTETGVQFEILWYELGASTADGQETVTLPYAEVGDLMQPKFLTMLGKPAPASPPPASPSLSPTPSTSSVPSTGQSAEGPTYTNPRFGFTALISESYLATPYAPANGDGMTFTNSDVDATLTVWGANSNQSAAQALAGAAAEVEAGGGRVTYQKVEGDRYSVSGYQGDGKIFYERGFTGSASMAALRWVYPREDKDQFDGLVSSTLEGFRPGDLSRPH
- a CDS encoding MFS transporter, coding for MAGMKVAEVLRNRDFDFYWGGVVLSQIGSRGTIAANLYQVYELSGSVAQTGLVGAAQVVALVVLSPLAGVYADRVDRRKLLQWSQAVAMVVALALAATSFAGHVDVVQVVGSVVLTTAAASFDQPARQALIPALVPRAQLPQAFALLNPSRELAVLLGPALSGVLIAVSGPGLMYAVDAVTYLLLMVTLALLRIPHLPGSGEHITLREQFVEGVRFVLGRRIVWQMVLLDLVATVFAAYRVLLPTLAIDRFHLGATAYGLLSAAPSAGALIATYTVFRVVARSKRLGKVLLASTIAYGLSAVLLAWSAGLVVALVACLLLGAFDAMATTIRQAAVQLETPDSLRGRVSAIYQMASRGGPALGDTVIGGVAAAAGPVLALMIGGLATAAFAIAHFGRANPVRTYAAARAEEPTQA
- a CDS encoding cupin domain-containing protein, whose amino-acid sequence is MSTKTTTKTTHYHQQKARRAKFLEDWRDNHRTVIRGEDVKLEQTARGMRTGVYMGEDGDNPTRSIDALVHEVDHGVVTTIHRHSWDAMVLGVGGRGWLEVDGERVTVAPGDSAHIPAWAWHRSGNDGDETFRYLTFSSEPLLATMGMSVLDDRGHEPFENLPGRPEFSAPDVQGDDAYARRLRRLGKEQQKRRSGRLHTDWDELEMLNTPRGTRTTFLLDRAIGYQASGITMAMFEIGQGRRQSMHRHAGEAWLYVLEGEGHSYLGTEPEGGENHPWKKGDLIVVDHFLWHQHFNDSAENTARVVRIHMFDSLLETMRALMDPAVLFEEPPDHIRDAQAGDVNTVVWPALDRPSWP